A genomic window from Elaeis guineensis isolate ETL-2024a chromosome 3, EG11, whole genome shotgun sequence includes:
- the LOC105040626 gene encoding uncharacterized protein isoform X2 — translation MCVWCWHHIIEMAKKDDTEGRCPACRSPYDKETILGRTISRERLAELNFEKKQKLQKAKLKTSEGRSDLTTIRVIKRNLVYVAGLPAKIADEETLRKKEFLGQYGKIIKIVIARDVGTNRLFPSFNTSVVYVTFSKEQEAFRCIEVVNGFILYGRTLKACFGTTRYCHAWLKNMPCRNPNCFYLHDAGPQEDICTKDEVASACLSKLPQNSGIALHNFERRSGSVLPPPRDNFCSSNSSVVKDKFLIHSVVYTPIDNGKRHFQNGDSGKSGVLPVAASWGSRLASGRSSYAGVAFSQGTIEYPSISNSSLAGVDIQALPQNAYQTRRQMIMSRNQMPLSNGHLENITSFKPYVEDGFREDMVMPNFKSSNCTSIMTNRSCCVTYREDMESRITQSSHSSDSVGFQPYASFSNDVKCSTMVENSQSSSCIPRSVSHGTTWDSGCLYGITEGVFSPVGYPVISSIEDTPVSNMQATILDPAFRAASSSQSLPLSFNRSSKFPDMTRMRSSADFEAKDISFLLDNRKFEGTSALVPGGTTIADPRVGEHSTCSVIIGLSCKGEQRKLQSEFSSCGINNFKLQHLECWPEKPISTETDIVLDSAVSNQANMDLRGDSMTSRISYVDFREDNSLPDKAKDDAGEDSIISDILSLDLGQVDHLIDHYSLRELLSGTNESDYSKSYNSRMPCNDSESKFSFASLDDSNSGKEQSFPLDSNVFALDMKTDQPDIKEKRIGSTNTSLSGLSAYDMDNPEILNCRYGYFACDVANELKLPSSLCQLASPVSRSGVLPSSGFRAGIRSIPPGFHPRFVDDQYLAFSKLTNSGSIAQYQISGNSPCINSSQENLRYNSFNDPRINQVNGSATASLCKGKLSRPMIWQFSLSSNSVSLAETDQALQFPARLGNLTQNSVNLANQSRNMTFQDMVNNYDGSWGSFNISSPTAMESGVTGRGQSALAEIIHHLIPGSNHGSWRLCQEHEKPGFQVPDSSRLLFNIQYEQS, via the exons ATGTGCGTCTGGTGTTGGCATCATATAATCGAAATGGCCAAGAAGGATGATACTGAAGGACGATGTCCTGCATGCCGCAGTCCATATGATAAGGAGACGATTCTTGGGAGGACAATCAGCAGAGAGAG GCTTGCAGAACTAAATTTTGAGAAGAAGCAGAAATTGCAAAAGGCTAAATTAAAAACCTCAGAAGGGCGAAGTGATCTAACTACTATCCGTGTCATTAAGCGGAATCTTGTTTATGTTGCTGGTCTACCTGCTAAAATAGCTGATGAAGAG ACCCTTAGGAAGAAGGAATTTTTGGGACAGTATGGGAAAATTATAAAGATTGTTATAGCCCGGGATGTTGGAACCAATCGGCTTTTTCCATCATTCAACACTTCTGTTGT ATACGTTACGTTTTcaaaggagcaggaggcttttCGTTGCATTGAGGTTGTAAATGGTTTCATTTTATATGGTAGAACTTTAAA AGCATGCTTTGGTACTACAAGATATTGCCATGCCTGGTTAAAGAATATG CCTTGTCGCAACCCAAACTGTTTTTATTTGCATGATGCTGGTCCCCAAGAAGatatctgcacaaaagatgaAGTTGCTTCAGCATGTCTAAG TAAACTTCCACAAAATTCTGGAATTGCTTTGCATAATTTTGAACGACGTTCGGGAAGTGTTTTACCTCCTCCAAGGGACAATTTCTGCAGCAGCAACAGTAGTGTTGTTAAGGACAAATTTCTCATCCACTCTGTTGTTTAT ACTCCTATTGATAATGGCAAAAGACATTTTCAAAATGGTGATAGTGGAAAATCTGGTGTCCTTCCAGTAGCGGCTTCATG GGGCTCAAGACTCGCTTCTGGTAGGTCATCATATGCTGGTGTTGCATTTTCCCAAGGAACAATTGAGTATCCTAGCATTTCCAATAGTTCTCTTGCTGGAGTTGACATACAAGCATTACCACAGAATGCCTATCAAACTCGAAGGCAAATGATCATGTCAAGAAATCAAATGCCTCTTTCAAATGGGCACctagaaaatattacatcattcaAACCATATGTTGAAGATGGATTTAGAGAAGATATGGTTATGCCAAATTTCAAGTCAAGCAATTGTACTAGCATAATGACAAATAGATCATGTTGTGTTACATATAGAGAAGACATGGAATCAAGAATCACCCAATCATCACACTCCTCTGATTCAGTTGGATTTCAACCATATGCTTCTTTTTCAAATGATGTCAAGTGttctacaatggtggaaaatAGTCAGTCTTCATCTTGTATTCCCCGTTCAGTCTCTCATGGAACCACTTGGGATTCTGGGTGTCTGTATGGCATCACTGAAGGAGTCTTTTCTCCGGTAGGATATCCTGTGATCTCCTCTATAGAAGATACCCCAGTATCAAACATGCAGGCTACAATTCTAGATCCGGCGTTCAGAGCTGCTTCATCTTCTCAAAGTTTGCCTCTATCTTTTAATCGGTCTAGCAAATTTCCAGATATGACACGCATGAGATCATCTGCAGACTTTGAAGCCAAAGATATTTCTTTTCTTCTAGATAACAGAAAATTTGAAGGTACCTCTGCTTTGGTTCCTGGTGGAACTACCATTGCAGACCCTAGAGTTGGTGAGCATTCAACTTGTTCTGTAATTATTGGACTGTCTTGTAAAGGTGAACAAAGGAAGTTACAGAGTGAATTCTCTTCCTGTGGTATAAACAATTTTAAGCTTCAGCACTTGGAATGTTGGCCTGAAAAACCTATCTCAACAGAGACAGATATAGTCCTGGATTCTGCTGTATCCAACCAAGCTAACATGGATCTGAGAGGTGACAGTATGACATCACGCATTTCCTATGTAGATTTTAGAGAAGATAATAGTCTACCAGATAAAGCCAAGGATGATGCAGGAGAGGATAGTATAATATCAGATATTTTGTCTCTGGATCTTGGTCAGGTTGATCATCTGATAGATCATTATAGTCTCAGGGAACTGCTGAGTGGCACTAATGAAAGCGACTACTCAAAATCGTATAATTCTCGGATGCCATGCAATGACAGTGAATCCAAATTTTCTTTTGCAAGCTTAGATGATTCCAACAGTGGAAAAGAGCAATCATTTCCTTTAGATTCTAATGTTTTTGCTCTTGATATGAAAACTGATCAGCCAGACATTAAGGAAAAGAGAATAGGCAGTACAAACACATCTCTCAGTGGGTTATCTGCTTATGATATGGACAATCCTGAAATTCTTAACTGCCGTTATGGATATTTTGCATGTGACGTTGCCAATGAATTGAAACTTCCATCTAGTTTGTGTCAGTTAG CTTCTCCTGTTTCAAGGTCCGGGGTGTTGCCTTCTTCTGGATTTCGTGCTGGGATTAGGTCCATTCCTCCTGGTTTCCATCCTCGATTTGTGGATGACCAATATCTAGCTTTTTCCAAGCTTACAAATTCTG GTTCTATTGCTCAATACCAGATTTCAGGAAATTCACCTTGTATAAATTCCTCTCAAGAGAATCTGAGATACAACAGCTTTAATGATCCTCGGATCAATCAGGTTAATGGTTCTGCAACTGCATCACTTTGTAAAGGAAAGTTGTCACGGCCAATGATATGGCAATTTTCTCTGAGCTCTAACTCGGTTAGTCTTGCTGAGACTGACCAGGCACTTCAATTTCCAGCAAGATTGGGAAATTTGACTCAAAATTCAGTGAACTTAGCGAATCAAAGCAGGAACATGACTTTTCAGGATATGGTGAATAATTACGATGGGTCATGGGGGTCATTTAATATTAGCAGTCCAACTGCAATGGAGTCAGGGGTTACAGGCAGAGGCCAATCTGCTTTGGCTGAGATTATACATCATTTAATTCCTGGTTCAAATCATGGATCTTGGAGACTCTGCCAAGAACATGAGAAACCCGGTTTTCAGGTTCCTGATTCTTCTAGATTATTGTTTAACATACAATATGAGCAAAGTTGA
- the LOC105040626 gene encoding uncharacterized protein isoform X1: MSNQREIRCPLCMEEMDLTDQQLKPCTCGYEMCVWCWHHIIEMAKKDDTEGRCPACRSPYDKETILGRTISRERLAELNFEKKQKLQKAKLKTSEGRSDLTTIRVIKRNLVYVAGLPAKIADEETLRKKEFLGQYGKIIKIVIARDVGTNRLFPSFNTSVVYVTFSKEQEAFRCIEVVNGFILYGRTLKACFGTTRYCHAWLKNMPCRNPNCFYLHDAGPQEDICTKDEVASACLSKLPQNSGIALHNFERRSGSVLPPPRDNFCSSNSSVVKDKFLIHSVVYTPIDNGKRHFQNGDSGKSGVLPVAASWGSRLASGRSSYAGVAFSQGTIEYPSISNSSLAGVDIQALPQNAYQTRRQMIMSRNQMPLSNGHLENITSFKPYVEDGFREDMVMPNFKSSNCTSIMTNRSCCVTYREDMESRITQSSHSSDSVGFQPYASFSNDVKCSTMVENSQSSSCIPRSVSHGTTWDSGCLYGITEGVFSPVGYPVISSIEDTPVSNMQATILDPAFRAASSSQSLPLSFNRSSKFPDMTRMRSSADFEAKDISFLLDNRKFEGTSALVPGGTTIADPRVGEHSTCSVIIGLSCKGEQRKLQSEFSSCGINNFKLQHLECWPEKPISTETDIVLDSAVSNQANMDLRGDSMTSRISYVDFREDNSLPDKAKDDAGEDSIISDILSLDLGQVDHLIDHYSLRELLSGTNESDYSKSYNSRMPCNDSESKFSFASLDDSNSGKEQSFPLDSNVFALDMKTDQPDIKEKRIGSTNTSLSGLSAYDMDNPEILNCRYGYFACDVANELKLPSSLCQLASPVSRSGVLPSSGFRAGIRSIPPGFHPRFVDDQYLAFSKLTNSGSIAQYQISGNSPCINSSQENLRYNSFNDPRINQVNGSATASLCKGKLSRPMIWQFSLSSNSVSLAETDQALQFPARLGNLTQNSVNLANQSRNMTFQDMVNNYDGSWGSFNISSPTAMESGVTGRGQSALAEIIHHLIPGSNHGSWRLCQEHEKPGFQVPDSSRLLFNIQYEQS, translated from the exons ATGTGCGTCTGGTGTTGGCATCATATAATCGAAATGGCCAAGAAGGATGATACTGAAGGACGATGTCCTGCATGCCGCAGTCCATATGATAAGGAGACGATTCTTGGGAGGACAATCAGCAGAGAGAG GCTTGCAGAACTAAATTTTGAGAAGAAGCAGAAATTGCAAAAGGCTAAATTAAAAACCTCAGAAGGGCGAAGTGATCTAACTACTATCCGTGTCATTAAGCGGAATCTTGTTTATGTTGCTGGTCTACCTGCTAAAATAGCTGATGAAGAG ACCCTTAGGAAGAAGGAATTTTTGGGACAGTATGGGAAAATTATAAAGATTGTTATAGCCCGGGATGTTGGAACCAATCGGCTTTTTCCATCATTCAACACTTCTGTTGT ATACGTTACGTTTTcaaaggagcaggaggcttttCGTTGCATTGAGGTTGTAAATGGTTTCATTTTATATGGTAGAACTTTAAA AGCATGCTTTGGTACTACAAGATATTGCCATGCCTGGTTAAAGAATATG CCTTGTCGCAACCCAAACTGTTTTTATTTGCATGATGCTGGTCCCCAAGAAGatatctgcacaaaagatgaAGTTGCTTCAGCATGTCTAAG TAAACTTCCACAAAATTCTGGAATTGCTTTGCATAATTTTGAACGACGTTCGGGAAGTGTTTTACCTCCTCCAAGGGACAATTTCTGCAGCAGCAACAGTAGTGTTGTTAAGGACAAATTTCTCATCCACTCTGTTGTTTAT ACTCCTATTGATAATGGCAAAAGACATTTTCAAAATGGTGATAGTGGAAAATCTGGTGTCCTTCCAGTAGCGGCTTCATG GGGCTCAAGACTCGCTTCTGGTAGGTCATCATATGCTGGTGTTGCATTTTCCCAAGGAACAATTGAGTATCCTAGCATTTCCAATAGTTCTCTTGCTGGAGTTGACATACAAGCATTACCACAGAATGCCTATCAAACTCGAAGGCAAATGATCATGTCAAGAAATCAAATGCCTCTTTCAAATGGGCACctagaaaatattacatcattcaAACCATATGTTGAAGATGGATTTAGAGAAGATATGGTTATGCCAAATTTCAAGTCAAGCAATTGTACTAGCATAATGACAAATAGATCATGTTGTGTTACATATAGAGAAGACATGGAATCAAGAATCACCCAATCATCACACTCCTCTGATTCAGTTGGATTTCAACCATATGCTTCTTTTTCAAATGATGTCAAGTGttctacaatggtggaaaatAGTCAGTCTTCATCTTGTATTCCCCGTTCAGTCTCTCATGGAACCACTTGGGATTCTGGGTGTCTGTATGGCATCACTGAAGGAGTCTTTTCTCCGGTAGGATATCCTGTGATCTCCTCTATAGAAGATACCCCAGTATCAAACATGCAGGCTACAATTCTAGATCCGGCGTTCAGAGCTGCTTCATCTTCTCAAAGTTTGCCTCTATCTTTTAATCGGTCTAGCAAATTTCCAGATATGACACGCATGAGATCATCTGCAGACTTTGAAGCCAAAGATATTTCTTTTCTTCTAGATAACAGAAAATTTGAAGGTACCTCTGCTTTGGTTCCTGGTGGAACTACCATTGCAGACCCTAGAGTTGGTGAGCATTCAACTTGTTCTGTAATTATTGGACTGTCTTGTAAAGGTGAACAAAGGAAGTTACAGAGTGAATTCTCTTCCTGTGGTATAAACAATTTTAAGCTTCAGCACTTGGAATGTTGGCCTGAAAAACCTATCTCAACAGAGACAGATATAGTCCTGGATTCTGCTGTATCCAACCAAGCTAACATGGATCTGAGAGGTGACAGTATGACATCACGCATTTCCTATGTAGATTTTAGAGAAGATAATAGTCTACCAGATAAAGCCAAGGATGATGCAGGAGAGGATAGTATAATATCAGATATTTTGTCTCTGGATCTTGGTCAGGTTGATCATCTGATAGATCATTATAGTCTCAGGGAACTGCTGAGTGGCACTAATGAAAGCGACTACTCAAAATCGTATAATTCTCGGATGCCATGCAATGACAGTGAATCCAAATTTTCTTTTGCAAGCTTAGATGATTCCAACAGTGGAAAAGAGCAATCATTTCCTTTAGATTCTAATGTTTTTGCTCTTGATATGAAAACTGATCAGCCAGACATTAAGGAAAAGAGAATAGGCAGTACAAACACATCTCTCAGTGGGTTATCTGCTTATGATATGGACAATCCTGAAATTCTTAACTGCCGTTATGGATATTTTGCATGTGACGTTGCCAATGAATTGAAACTTCCATCTAGTTTGTGTCAGTTAG CTTCTCCTGTTTCAAGGTCCGGGGTGTTGCCTTCTTCTGGATTTCGTGCTGGGATTAGGTCCATTCCTCCTGGTTTCCATCCTCGATTTGTGGATGACCAATATCTAGCTTTTTCCAAGCTTACAAATTCTG GTTCTATTGCTCAATACCAGATTTCAGGAAATTCACCTTGTATAAATTCCTCTCAAGAGAATCTGAGATACAACAGCTTTAATGATCCTCGGATCAATCAGGTTAATGGTTCTGCAACTGCATCACTTTGTAAAGGAAAGTTGTCACGGCCAATGATATGGCAATTTTCTCTGAGCTCTAACTCGGTTAGTCTTGCTGAGACTGACCAGGCACTTCAATTTCCAGCAAGATTGGGAAATTTGACTCAAAATTCAGTGAACTTAGCGAATCAAAGCAGGAACATGACTTTTCAGGATATGGTGAATAATTACGATGGGTCATGGGGGTCATTTAATATTAGCAGTCCAACTGCAATGGAGTCAGGGGTTACAGGCAGAGGCCAATCTGCTTTGGCTGAGATTATACATCATTTAATTCCTGGTTCAAATCATGGATCTTGGAGACTCTGCCAAGAACATGAGAAACCCGGTTTTCAGGTTCCTGATTCTTCTAGATTATTGTTTAACATACAATATGAGCAAAGTTGA
- the LOC105040626 gene encoding uncharacterized protein isoform X4 — MSNQREIRCPLCMEEMDLTDQQLKPCTCGYEMCVWCWHHIIEMAKKDDTEGRCPACRSPYDKETILGRTISRERLAELNFEKKQKLQKAKLKTSEGRSDLTTIRVIKRNLVYVAGLPAKIADEETLRKKEFLGQYGKIIKIVIARDVGTNRLFPSFNTSVVYVTFSKEQEAFRCIEVVNGFILYGRTLKACFGTTRYCHAWLKNMPCRNPNCFYLHDAGPQEDICTKDEVASACLSKLPQNSGIALHNFERRSGSVLPPPRDNFCSSNSSVVKDKFLIHSVVYTPIDNGKRHFQNGDSGKSGVLPVAASWGSRLASGRSSYAGVAFSQGTIEYPSISNSSLAGVDIQALPQNAYQTRRQMIMSRNQMPLSNGHLENITSFKPYVEDGFREDMVMPNFKSSNCTSIMTNRSCCVTYREDMESRITQSSHSSDSVGFQPYASFSNDVKCSTMVENSQSSSCIPRSVSHGTTWDSGCLYGITEGVFSPVGYPVISSIEDTPVSNMQATILDPAFRAASSSQSLPLSFNRSSKFPDMTRMRSSADFEAKDISFLLDNRKFEGTSALVPGGTTIADPRVGEHSTCSVIIGLSCKGEQRKLQSEFSSCGINNFKLQHLECWPEKPISTETDIVLDSAVSNQANMDLRGDSMTSRISYVDFREDNSLPDKAKDDAGEDSIISDILSLDLGQVDHLIDHYSLRELLSGTNESDYSKSYNSRMPCNDSESKFSFASLDDSNSGKEQSFPLDSNVFALDMKTDQPDIKEKRIGSTNTSLSGLSAYDMDNPEILNCRYGYFACDVANELKLPSSLCQLGPGCCLLLDFVLGLGPFLLVSILDLWMTNI, encoded by the exons ATGTGCGTCTGGTGTTGGCATCATATAATCGAAATGGCCAAGAAGGATGATACTGAAGGACGATGTCCTGCATGCCGCAGTCCATATGATAAGGAGACGATTCTTGGGAGGACAATCAGCAGAGAGAG GCTTGCAGAACTAAATTTTGAGAAGAAGCAGAAATTGCAAAAGGCTAAATTAAAAACCTCAGAAGGGCGAAGTGATCTAACTACTATCCGTGTCATTAAGCGGAATCTTGTTTATGTTGCTGGTCTACCTGCTAAAATAGCTGATGAAGAG ACCCTTAGGAAGAAGGAATTTTTGGGACAGTATGGGAAAATTATAAAGATTGTTATAGCCCGGGATGTTGGAACCAATCGGCTTTTTCCATCATTCAACACTTCTGTTGT ATACGTTACGTTTTcaaaggagcaggaggcttttCGTTGCATTGAGGTTGTAAATGGTTTCATTTTATATGGTAGAACTTTAAA AGCATGCTTTGGTACTACAAGATATTGCCATGCCTGGTTAAAGAATATG CCTTGTCGCAACCCAAACTGTTTTTATTTGCATGATGCTGGTCCCCAAGAAGatatctgcacaaaagatgaAGTTGCTTCAGCATGTCTAAG TAAACTTCCACAAAATTCTGGAATTGCTTTGCATAATTTTGAACGACGTTCGGGAAGTGTTTTACCTCCTCCAAGGGACAATTTCTGCAGCAGCAACAGTAGTGTTGTTAAGGACAAATTTCTCATCCACTCTGTTGTTTAT ACTCCTATTGATAATGGCAAAAGACATTTTCAAAATGGTGATAGTGGAAAATCTGGTGTCCTTCCAGTAGCGGCTTCATG GGGCTCAAGACTCGCTTCTGGTAGGTCATCATATGCTGGTGTTGCATTTTCCCAAGGAACAATTGAGTATCCTAGCATTTCCAATAGTTCTCTTGCTGGAGTTGACATACAAGCATTACCACAGAATGCCTATCAAACTCGAAGGCAAATGATCATGTCAAGAAATCAAATGCCTCTTTCAAATGGGCACctagaaaatattacatcattcaAACCATATGTTGAAGATGGATTTAGAGAAGATATGGTTATGCCAAATTTCAAGTCAAGCAATTGTACTAGCATAATGACAAATAGATCATGTTGTGTTACATATAGAGAAGACATGGAATCAAGAATCACCCAATCATCACACTCCTCTGATTCAGTTGGATTTCAACCATATGCTTCTTTTTCAAATGATGTCAAGTGttctacaatggtggaaaatAGTCAGTCTTCATCTTGTATTCCCCGTTCAGTCTCTCATGGAACCACTTGGGATTCTGGGTGTCTGTATGGCATCACTGAAGGAGTCTTTTCTCCGGTAGGATATCCTGTGATCTCCTCTATAGAAGATACCCCAGTATCAAACATGCAGGCTACAATTCTAGATCCGGCGTTCAGAGCTGCTTCATCTTCTCAAAGTTTGCCTCTATCTTTTAATCGGTCTAGCAAATTTCCAGATATGACACGCATGAGATCATCTGCAGACTTTGAAGCCAAAGATATTTCTTTTCTTCTAGATAACAGAAAATTTGAAGGTACCTCTGCTTTGGTTCCTGGTGGAACTACCATTGCAGACCCTAGAGTTGGTGAGCATTCAACTTGTTCTGTAATTATTGGACTGTCTTGTAAAGGTGAACAAAGGAAGTTACAGAGTGAATTCTCTTCCTGTGGTATAAACAATTTTAAGCTTCAGCACTTGGAATGTTGGCCTGAAAAACCTATCTCAACAGAGACAGATATAGTCCTGGATTCTGCTGTATCCAACCAAGCTAACATGGATCTGAGAGGTGACAGTATGACATCACGCATTTCCTATGTAGATTTTAGAGAAGATAATAGTCTACCAGATAAAGCCAAGGATGATGCAGGAGAGGATAGTATAATATCAGATATTTTGTCTCTGGATCTTGGTCAGGTTGATCATCTGATAGATCATTATAGTCTCAGGGAACTGCTGAGTGGCACTAATGAAAGCGACTACTCAAAATCGTATAATTCTCGGATGCCATGCAATGACAGTGAATCCAAATTTTCTTTTGCAAGCTTAGATGATTCCAACAGTGGAAAAGAGCAATCATTTCCTTTAGATTCTAATGTTTTTGCTCTTGATATGAAAACTGATCAGCCAGACATTAAGGAAAAGAGAATAGGCAGTACAAACACATCTCTCAGTGGGTTATCTGCTTATGATATGGACAATCCTGAAATTCTTAACTGCCGTTATGGATATTTTGCATGTGACGTTGCCAATGAATTGAAACTTCCATCTAGTTTGTGTCAGTTAG GTCCGGGGTGTTGCCTTCTTCTGGATTTCGTGCTGGGATTAGGTCCATTCCTCCTGGTTTCCATCCTCGATTTGTGGATGACCAATATCTAG